One segment of Parvularcula sp. IMCC14364 DNA contains the following:
- a CDS encoding cytochrome c3 family protein translates to MTFIIRKIRRRPNGQEVVRDQPVNKTELTVGRATECDIYLPDLTVSLNHATIEAAGTSIRVQATSDRPIKAKGKFGTRFVFPSKDETTIKIGPYQIKIYKEDGNDAIIVATERTEEKSQMLQPEDEEKIFSLKKAVIGKRSHAWFWALVTLFVAVVAPLYYFYSDRKADVSNPIEIRADQELIGTRVDQLWLSGPMSLAHTSLADNCNACHLNAFESVQDVTCLSSGCHDGIRNHAEQDDLWASKPPLSAGEEILRTVAQATGKNEMACGSCHMEHNGREGIILTSENTCNDCHAEMDTRLASTELINVSHFDVDHPNFRPTVITEPHFDNPVTARISLDDNPKSYSGLKFPHDIHLEAGGAVAKQAIDLADEWGFEEVLGCEDCHQTNAAGALFLPVNMEENCGMCHSLAFDQDPETGYVRTLRHGEPQDVIASMQDFYNSSAARLFDEANTGGSTRRRPGDVAQLREDNRLVDSLVFASDRAKQRVAEIFNEGGACYDCHVVVEPEDGDPLKYDISHVSVEEQFMTKTTFHHESHDFMNCLDCHEAETSDSATDVLLPGIDNCLDCHRGETTVNFIPSSCLMCHEYHDDTHQPFMTPHNSSRSRHASLWPRREDAVASADDSLPQSVVVAADTMDVMQD, encoded by the coding sequence ATGACTTTTATCATCAGAAAAATTCGACGTCGTCCCAATGGTCAGGAAGTGGTTCGTGATCAACCTGTCAACAAAACAGAGTTGACGGTCGGCAGGGCGACAGAATGCGACATATACCTGCCGGACCTGACAGTCAGTCTCAATCACGCGACGATTGAAGCTGCCGGGACCAGCATTCGCGTACAGGCCACCAGCGACAGGCCGATCAAGGCAAAAGGTAAATTCGGGACCAGGTTCGTCTTCCCCTCAAAGGATGAAACCACCATCAAGATTGGTCCTTACCAGATCAAAATTTACAAGGAAGACGGCAATGATGCGATCATTGTCGCGACCGAGCGGACAGAAGAAAAAAGCCAGATGCTTCAGCCAGAGGATGAAGAGAAGATCTTCAGCCTCAAGAAAGCTGTCATTGGCAAACGCTCCCATGCCTGGTTCTGGGCATTGGTGACCCTGTTTGTGGCCGTCGTAGCGCCGCTTTATTATTTCTATAGCGACCGTAAGGCTGATGTCTCTAACCCGATTGAGATTCGGGCAGACCAGGAATTGATCGGCACACGTGTAGATCAGCTCTGGCTTTCCGGGCCAATGTCACTGGCACATACCAGTCTGGCTGATAACTGTAATGCGTGTCACCTTAATGCCTTTGAATCCGTACAGGATGTGACCTGCCTGTCATCCGGCTGTCATGATGGTATCAGAAACCACGCCGAGCAGGATGATCTCTGGGCCTCCAAGCCGCCTTTGTCTGCCGGTGAGGAAATCCTCCGCACCGTGGCACAGGCCACCGGCAAGAACGAGATGGCCTGTGGTTCGTGTCACATGGAGCATAACGGGCGTGAGGGGATCATCCTCACTTCTGAAAATACATGTAATGATTGCCATGCCGAGATGGACACCAGGCTAGCCAGCACAGAGCTGATCAACGTCAGTCACTTTGATGTTGACCATCCAAATTTCCGACCCACAGTGATCACGGAGCCTCATTTTGATAATCCGGTGACCGCGCGGATCAGTCTTGACGACAATCCGAAGTCATATTCCGGTCTGAAATTCCCCCATGATATTCACCTCGAGGCAGGCGGGGCCGTTGCCAAACAGGCAATCGACCTTGCTGATGAATGGGGATTTGAAGAGGTTCTGGGGTGCGAGGACTGTCACCAGACAAACGCAGCCGGTGCCCTCTTCCTGCCTGTAAACATGGAAGAGAATTGTGGCATGTGCCACTCTCTCGCGTTCGATCAGGACCCTGAAACGGGTTATGTCCGGACATTGCGCCATGGCGAGCCGCAGGATGTGATCGCCAGTATGCAGGATTTCTACAACTCCTCTGCTGCACGCCTCTTTGATGAAGCAAACACAGGTGGGTCCACGCGCCGCCGCCCTGGCGATGTTGCGCAGTTGCGGGAAGATAACAGGCTTGTCGACTCTCTTGTCTTTGCAAGTGACCGTGCGAAACAGCGCGTTGCAGAAATCTTCAACGAAGGCGGTGCCTGTTATGACTGCCACGTTGTTGTTGAGCCGGAAGATGGTGATCCGTTGAAATATGATATTTCACACGTATCCGTCGAAGAGCAATTCATGACGAAAACGACTTTCCACCACGAAAGCCACGACTTCATGAACTGCCTCGACTGCCACGAGGCTGAGACATCAGACAGTGCAACGGATGTGCTGCTACCCGGCATTGATAACTGTCTCGACTGTCACCGCGGCGAGACGACGGTGAACTTCATCCCGTCCAGTTGCCTGATGTGCCATGAATATCATGATGATACCCATCAGCCATTCATGACACCACACAACTCCTCGCGGTCACGCCACGCTTCCTTGTGGCCACGACGCGAAGATGCCGTCGCCTCAGCCGATGACAGCCTGCCACAAAGTGTTGTTGTTGCGGCTGACACAATGGATGTTATGCAGGATTGA